In Verrucomicrobiota bacterium, the genomic window TCCCAAATCCCGGCGCAGCAGCACGGAGCCGAGCCGAAGAGCTAGTCTGGAGGCAAACAGGCCGGAACGCGGCGTTTACGCCGCTTCCGCGTTGAGACGCTGCTGGATCATCGTTTCGGCACAATACGCTCGACACGGAAGCGGCCTCAAGGCCTGTACCTCTGTGCATGGCTTTCGCCAATCCCAAGGGGATTGCGTCCTCCAGCCCAGGGTTGCGAGGAACGAGCAACTCAAGACCGCGCTCCTGTTGCGACCGCGATTTGTATCTGCGTTGGCTTCGGATTTCGGACTTCGGAATTCTTTCGACATTCGGATTTCGTCATTCGGATTTTGCGCCTGGATTCCGAAATTGCCGAAGAACCCTCACCCGACGGGGATCGCATGATCCGCATCGAATACGTCCAGGTCCGTTTTCAGCGCGGCACGCCGGTTCTGTCTATCGACCGATTGGAGATCGAGCGAGGCGAGCGGGTCGCGGTGATCGGTCCGAGCGGCGCTGGCAAGAGCACGCTTTTGCGCAGCATCAAGGGGTATCTTCGTCCGGCCCAGGGGAAACTCGAAGTCATGGGCTCGAACCTTCTGACGGTCCGTCCCGAAGAACGCCGTGCCATCAACCGCCGCATCGCTTTGATCTATCAGCAATTTCACCTGGCACCGCGCTTGACGGTTCTGCAAAACGTCCTTTGTGGACGCCTGGGGCTGACGAGCCGCTGGCGCTCCCTGCTCGGCTTCTTCAAGCCGGAAGATCTCCGAACCGCCTGGGCCGCCATTTGCGAAGTGGGCCTGCAAAACCAGGTCCATCAACGCGCTGACACACTCAGCGGCGGAGAAAAACAACGCGTCGCGGTCGCCCGCGCCGTCGCGCAACAGCCGTCCATCATCCTGGCGGACGAACCGGTCTCAAGCCTGGACCCCGCCTGGGCCGAGGACGTGCTGGACTTGATCGGCGCGGTTCAACAGCATCACGAGGCAACGCTCGTGATGAGTTTGCATCAACCTCATCTGGCGCGGCG contains:
- the phnC gene encoding phosphonate ABC transporter ATP-binding protein is translated as MRLDSEIAEEPSPDGDRMIRIEYVQVRFQRGTPVLSIDRLEIERGERVAVIGPSGAGKSTLLRSIKGYLRPAQGKLEVMGSNLLTVRPEERRAINRRIALIYQQFHLAPRLTVLQNVLCGRLGLTSRWRSLLGFFKPEDLRTAWAAICEVGLQNQVHQRADTLSGGEKQRVAVARAVAQQPSIILADEPVSSLDPAWAEDVLDLIGAVQQHHEATLVMSLHQPHLARRYASRIIGLRQGRVVLDDSPAALTDANLEELYRGDDLIPINSATAKARAS